From one Larimichthys crocea isolate SSNF chromosome XVIII, L_crocea_2.0, whole genome shotgun sequence genomic stretch:
- the dip2a gene encoding disco-interacting protein 2 homolog A isoform X5: MAERTSTGLLTMMLEPTPAVAMTLPAEVREKLAELELELSEGDITQKGYEKKRGKLLAPYIPQIQGVDPSLQIDNRIQASTQAVLPGSKHNKSRAANTRDERFRSDLHTEAVQAALAKYKERKMPMPSKRRSVLVQSSVEACTPPDTSSASEDEGSLRRQGRLATSTPYQGHGHPAVEHWFNRVIQGSSTSSSASSTSSHPGGRSVTTTNTTAHAALNANAAATALADLMAHTQLDNHSAPPDVTGLSERSSLHTERPQVASVRGVSRGYNHHTSVMETADGVPVNSRVSSKIQQLLNTLKRPKRPPLREFFVDDFEELLDVQEPDPNQPKPEGQQMSPLEGEHHGVVNKWPPSLPAALQRWGTTQPKSSCLTALDNAGKPVYTLTYGKLWTRSQKLAYTLLNKLSTRNEPLLVPGDRVALVFPNNDPVMFMVAFYGCLLAELVPVPIEVPLTRKDAGSQQIGFLLGSCGVTLALTTDACQKGLPKAQTGEVATFKGWPRLLWFVTDGKHVVKPPKDWHPPIREASNDIAYIEYKTSKEGSTMGITVSHSAMLAHCHALTQACGYTEAETITNVLDFKREAGLWHGVLTSVMNRMHVISIPYSLMKVNPLSWIQKVHTYKARVAVVKSRDMHWSLLAQRDQRDISLSSLRMLIVADGANPWSISSCDAFLNVFQARGLRPEVICPCASSSEAMTVAIRRPPEMGVPPPGKAVLSMGGLSHSVIRVDTEEKLSVLTVQDVGQVMPGAVVCVVRVEGTPYLCQTDEVGEICVSSGSTGVAYYGLPGMTKNVFETIPVMSSGVPISDRPFTRTSLLGFVGPDSLVFVVGKMDGLMVVSGRRHNADDVVATALAVEPMKFVYRGR, translated from the exons GAGACATCACTCAGAAGGGCTATGAGAAGAAACGAGGCAAGCTGTTGGCACCGTACATCCCACAGATACAAG GTGTAGATCCTTCTCTGCAAATTGACAACAGGATCCAGGCCTCCACCCAAGCTGTTCTCCCAGGTTCCAAACACAACAAGTCCCGGGCAGCCAACACCCGGGATGAACGCTTTAGATCGG ATTTGCACACAGAAGCCGTCCAAGCAGCTTTGGCAAAGTACAAAGAGAGGAAAATGCCAATGCCCTCCAAGAGACGATCTGTGTTAGTTCAGTCTTCTGTTGAAGCATGCACCCCGCCAG acacctCCTCAGCGTCAGAAGACGAGGGCTCGCTGCGCCGGCAGGGACGTCTGGCCACCTCCACGCCCTACCAGGGCCACGGCCACCCAGCCGTTGAGCACTGGTTTAACCGTGTCATCCAGGGTTCGTCCACCTCATCCTCCGCGTCATCCACCTCATCCCACCCGGGAGGGAGATCCgtcaccaccaccaacaccactgCCCACGCAGCCCTCAACGCCAACGCTGCAGCTACCGCACTGGCCGATCTAATGGCACACACCCAGCTAG ATAACCACTCAGCGCCCCCCGATGTGACGGGGCTGTCGGAGCGCTCCTCGCTTCACACGGAGCGGCCCCAGGTGGCCTCGGTGCGAGGCGTTTCCCGGGGCTACAACCACCACACCAGCGTCATGGAGACTGCAGATG GTGTTCCAGTCAACAGTCGCGTCTCCTCCAAAATCCAGCAGCTGCTCAACACTCTGAAGAGACCAAAGCGACCGCCGTTGCGAGAGTTCTTTGTCGACGACTTTGAGGAGCTTTTGGATG TCCAGGAGCCAGATCCCAACCAGCCAAAGCCAGAAGGCCAGCAGATGAGTCCCCTGGAGGGAGAGCATCACGGGGTGGTCAACAAGTGGCCTCCCTCCTTGCCAGCAGCCTTACAACGGTGGGGCACCACTCAGCCCAAGAGCTCCTGTCTGACGGCACTCGACAATGCTGGCAAGCCCGTGTACACACTCACCTATG GTAAATTATGGACCCGCAGTCAGAAACTGGCCTACACTCTTCTTAACAAGCTGAGCACCAGGAATGAGCCTTTGCTCGTGCCTGGAGACAGA GTTGCACTTGTTTTCCCCAACAACGACCCAGTGATGTTCATGGTGGCCTTCTACGGCTGCCTCCTAGCAGAGTTGGTACCTGTGCCTATTGAAGTGCCACTCACCAGAAAG GATGCAGGCAGTCAACAGATTGGCTTTCTGCTGGGCAGCTGTGGCGTCACATTGGCACTGACCACCGACGCTTGTCAGAAAGGCTTGCCTAAAGCACAAACGGGGGAGGTAGCCACTTTTAAAG GCTGGCCGCGGTTGCTGTGGTTTGTGACAGATGGAAAACATGTTGTGAAGCCTCCGAAAGACTGGCATCCTCCGATACGGGAAGCCAGTAATGACATAGCCTACATAGAG TATAAAACCAGCAAAGAAGGAAGCACTATGGGGATAACGGTGTCACACTCAgccatgctggctcactgtcatgcCCTCACACAGGCCTGTGGCTACACTGAAG ctgagaCCATAACCAACGTCCTGGACTTCAAGAGAGAAGCGGGATTATGGCATGGTGTTCTTACT AGTGTCATGAATCGGATGCACGTGATCAGCATTCCTTACTCCCTGATGAAAGTCAACCCTCTCTCCTGGATACAGAAAGTTCACACATACAAAG CACGAGTTGCGGTGGTGAAGTCGAGGGACATGCACTGGTCTCTGCTGGcccagagagaccagagagacatCAGCCTGAGCTCCCTGCGCATGTTGATCGTAGCTGATGGAGCTAACCCAT GGTCGATATCCTCCTGTGACGCCTTCCTAAACGTGTTTCAAGCACGTGGGCTGCGACCTGAGGTGATCTGTCCATGTGCCAGTTCTTCAGAAGCCATGACTGTCGCCATCCGCAG ACCTCCAGAAATGGGTGTTCCTCCTCCAGGGAAGGCGGTGCTGTCTATGGGGGGGCTGAGCCACAGTGTGATCCGTGTGGACACGGAAGAGAAACTGTCTGTCCTTACAGTGCAGGATGTGGGACAGGTCATGCCTGGAG CTGTGGTTTGTGTGGTGCGGGTGGAGGGGACACCCTATCTCTGTCAGACAGATGAGGTTGGAGAGATCTGCGTGAGCTCAGGTAGCACGGGTGTAGCTTACTACGGCCTCCCGGGTATGACCAAGAACGTCTTTGAG ACCATCCCAGTAATGTCATCTGGGGTTCCCATCAGTGACAGACCCTTTACCAGGACCTCACTGCTGGGCTTTGTGGGACCG GATAGCCTCGTGTTTGTTGTGGGGAAGATGGATGGGCTGATGGTGGTCAGTGGACGGAGACACAATGCTGATGATGTCGTTGCCACAGCACTGGCAGTGGAGCCCATGAAGTTTGTGTACAGGGGGaggtaa
- the dip2a gene encoding disco-interacting protein 2 homolog A isoform X6, with protein MAERTSTGLLTMMLEPTPAVAMTLPAEVREKLAELELELSEGDITQKGYEKKRGKLLAPYIPQIQGVDPSLQIDNRIQASTQAVLPGSKHNKSRAANTRDERFRSDLHTEAVQAALAKYKERKMPMPSKRRSVLVQSSVEACTPPDTSSASEDEGSLRRQGRLATSTPYQGHGHPAVEHWFNRVIQGSSTSSSASSTSSHPGGRSVTTTNTTAHAALNANAAATALADLMAHTQLGVPVNSRVSSKIQQLLNTLKRPKRPPLREFFVDDFEELLDVQEPDPNQPKPEGQQMSPLEGEHHGVVNKWPPSLPAALQRWGTTQPKSSCLTALDNAGKPVYTLTYGKLWTRSQKLAYTLLNKLSTRNEPLLVPGDRVALVFPNNDPVMFMVAFYGCLLAELVPVPIEVPLTRKDAGSQQIGFLLGSCGVTLALTTDACQKGLPKAQTGEVATFKGWPRLLWFVTDGKHVVKPPKDWHPPIREASNDIAYIEYKTSKEGSTMGITVSHSAMLAHCHALTQACGYTEAETITNVLDFKREAGLWHGVLTSVMNRMHVISIPYSLMKVNPLSWIQKVHTYKARVAVVKSRDMHWSLLAQRDQRDISLSSLRMLIVADGANPWSISSCDAFLNVFQARGLRPEVICPCASSSEAMTVAIRRPPEMGVPPPGKAVLSMGGLSHSVIRVDTEEKLSVLTVQDVGQVMPGAVVCVVRVEGTPYLCQTDEVGEICVSSGSTGVAYYGLPGMTKNVFETIPVMSSGVPISDRPFTRTSLLGFVGPDSLVFVVGKMDGLMVVSGRRHNADDVVATALAVEPMKFVYRGR; from the exons GAGACATCACTCAGAAGGGCTATGAGAAGAAACGAGGCAAGCTGTTGGCACCGTACATCCCACAGATACAAG GTGTAGATCCTTCTCTGCAAATTGACAACAGGATCCAGGCCTCCACCCAAGCTGTTCTCCCAGGTTCCAAACACAACAAGTCCCGGGCAGCCAACACCCGGGATGAACGCTTTAGATCGG ATTTGCACACAGAAGCCGTCCAAGCAGCTTTGGCAAAGTACAAAGAGAGGAAAATGCCAATGCCCTCCAAGAGACGATCTGTGTTAGTTCAGTCTTCTGTTGAAGCATGCACCCCGCCAG acacctCCTCAGCGTCAGAAGACGAGGGCTCGCTGCGCCGGCAGGGACGTCTGGCCACCTCCACGCCCTACCAGGGCCACGGCCACCCAGCCGTTGAGCACTGGTTTAACCGTGTCATCCAGGGTTCGTCCACCTCATCCTCCGCGTCATCCACCTCATCCCACCCGGGAGGGAGATCCgtcaccaccaccaacaccactgCCCACGCAGCCCTCAACGCCAACGCTGCAGCTACCGCACTGGCCGATCTAATGGCACACACCCAGCTAG GTGTTCCAGTCAACAGTCGCGTCTCCTCCAAAATCCAGCAGCTGCTCAACACTCTGAAGAGACCAAAGCGACCGCCGTTGCGAGAGTTCTTTGTCGACGACTTTGAGGAGCTTTTGGATG TCCAGGAGCCAGATCCCAACCAGCCAAAGCCAGAAGGCCAGCAGATGAGTCCCCTGGAGGGAGAGCATCACGGGGTGGTCAACAAGTGGCCTCCCTCCTTGCCAGCAGCCTTACAACGGTGGGGCACCACTCAGCCCAAGAGCTCCTGTCTGACGGCACTCGACAATGCTGGCAAGCCCGTGTACACACTCACCTATG GTAAATTATGGACCCGCAGTCAGAAACTGGCCTACACTCTTCTTAACAAGCTGAGCACCAGGAATGAGCCTTTGCTCGTGCCTGGAGACAGA GTTGCACTTGTTTTCCCCAACAACGACCCAGTGATGTTCATGGTGGCCTTCTACGGCTGCCTCCTAGCAGAGTTGGTACCTGTGCCTATTGAAGTGCCACTCACCAGAAAG GATGCAGGCAGTCAACAGATTGGCTTTCTGCTGGGCAGCTGTGGCGTCACATTGGCACTGACCACCGACGCTTGTCAGAAAGGCTTGCCTAAAGCACAAACGGGGGAGGTAGCCACTTTTAAAG GCTGGCCGCGGTTGCTGTGGTTTGTGACAGATGGAAAACATGTTGTGAAGCCTCCGAAAGACTGGCATCCTCCGATACGGGAAGCCAGTAATGACATAGCCTACATAGAG TATAAAACCAGCAAAGAAGGAAGCACTATGGGGATAACGGTGTCACACTCAgccatgctggctcactgtcatgcCCTCACACAGGCCTGTGGCTACACTGAAG ctgagaCCATAACCAACGTCCTGGACTTCAAGAGAGAAGCGGGATTATGGCATGGTGTTCTTACT AGTGTCATGAATCGGATGCACGTGATCAGCATTCCTTACTCCCTGATGAAAGTCAACCCTCTCTCCTGGATACAGAAAGTTCACACATACAAAG CACGAGTTGCGGTGGTGAAGTCGAGGGACATGCACTGGTCTCTGCTGGcccagagagaccagagagacatCAGCCTGAGCTCCCTGCGCATGTTGATCGTAGCTGATGGAGCTAACCCAT GGTCGATATCCTCCTGTGACGCCTTCCTAAACGTGTTTCAAGCACGTGGGCTGCGACCTGAGGTGATCTGTCCATGTGCCAGTTCTTCAGAAGCCATGACTGTCGCCATCCGCAG ACCTCCAGAAATGGGTGTTCCTCCTCCAGGGAAGGCGGTGCTGTCTATGGGGGGGCTGAGCCACAGTGTGATCCGTGTGGACACGGAAGAGAAACTGTCTGTCCTTACAGTGCAGGATGTGGGACAGGTCATGCCTGGAG CTGTGGTTTGTGTGGTGCGGGTGGAGGGGACACCCTATCTCTGTCAGACAGATGAGGTTGGAGAGATCTGCGTGAGCTCAGGTAGCACGGGTGTAGCTTACTACGGCCTCCCGGGTATGACCAAGAACGTCTTTGAG ACCATCCCAGTAATGTCATCTGGGGTTCCCATCAGTGACAGACCCTTTACCAGGACCTCACTGCTGGGCTTTGTGGGACCG GATAGCCTCGTGTTTGTTGTGGGGAAGATGGATGGGCTGATGGTGGTCAGTGGACGGAGACACAATGCTGATGATGTCGTTGCCACAGCACTGGCAGTGGAGCCCATGAAGTTTGTGTACAGGGGGaggtaa